The DNA region TCAAAAAGAGCTATTTGGACAACAAACAAATCTAGTTTATGAACATAATTGCTTGTTCCATCTATTGGATCAATTAACCAAGTTCTATCACTTAATTCAGTGTTGCGATTAAACTCTTCGCTGTGAAATTTATCATTAGGAAAGTGACTTTTAATTAAATTGATTATTTCAGTCTCAATGAATAAATCAGATGAGGTTACTACTTCATTTCTTTGTTTGTATGATACAGTTTTTTCTTGATTTTCAGTCAATGTAAAAATATTTGGAACATTCTTTTCTAATAATTCTAGTTCTGCCTGATATAACAAATTACCACTCCATTTCATATAATATACAAGTTTTTTAATCTATTTTAAAAATCCTTTGTTTATTAATCTGCTATAAAAATATTATATAACATTTTAGCTAATCATTGATAAAATTTGATTTAATTTAAGAGAAAATAACAAGAAAATGAACAAAATAATACATATATTTCAATTTATAAGTATTATAATTTCTTTGATAATGAAAAATATGTTATTATAAAGGCAAATAAAGAAAAAGGAGATACAATCATGACAAAAAGCAAAGTTGCGATTGTTGGAACTGGTTTTGTAGGAATGAGTTATGCTTATTCATTACTTAATCAAGGGACAATAGAAGAATTAATCTTAATTGATGTTAATAAAGATAAGGCTGAAGGCGAAGCTATGGATTTAAACCATGGTTTAGCTTTCGCTCCAAGAAAAATGACTATTAAAGCTGGCGATTACAGTGAATGTAAAGATGCTGGATTGGTGGTTATTACAGCTGGTGTTAGTCAAAAACCAGGAGAAACTAGAATTGATTTACTAAATCGAAATGCCAAAATCATTCAATTAGTAACCAGAAATATAATGGATTCAGGCTTTGATGGAATTATTTTAGTTGCTTCAAATCCAGTTGATATCCTCACTTATGTAGCATGGAAAGAATCAGGCTTACCTTCAAGTAAAGTTTTAGGTAGTGGAACGTCACTTGACACTGCTAGACTTAGATATGAAATATCAAAATATATTCATATAGATTCAAGAAATATTCACGCCTATATTTTAGGCGAACACGGAGACAGTGAGTTTGTTTGTTGGTCAAAAGCTTACGTAGGTACTAAACCCATGCTTGATGTGATTGAAAGTATGAAAGAAATAAATTTTGAAGATCTTGATCATATCTATATAAAAGTCAGAGATGCAGCTCAAGAAATCATCAAGAGAAAAAATGCAACTTACTATGGAATAGGTATGACATTAGTAAGAATAACTTCTGCAATT from Candidatus Delongbacteria bacterium includes:
- a CDS encoding L-lactate dehydrogenase codes for the protein MTKSKVAIVGTGFVGMSYAYSLLNQGTIEELILIDVNKDKAEGEAMDLNHGLAFAPRKMTIKAGDYSECKDAGLVVITAGVSQKPGETRIDLLNRNAKIIQLVTRNIMDSGFDGIILVASNPVDILTYVAWKESGLPSSKVLGSGTSLDTARLRYEISKYIHIDSRNIHAYILGEHGDSEFVCWSKAYVGTKPMLDVIESMKEINFEDLDHIYIKVRDAAQEIIKRKNATYYGIGMTLVRITSAIFDNENSIIPVSVYNDGVYDIDKDMYIGLPAVLNRDGVHHVVNLKLSPEEQEKLKKSASILKHSLNQMNIN